The genomic window CGACGAGCTCGACCAGGACGCCGCCGGCGTCCTTGGGGTGCACGAAGTTGACCCGGCTGCCGGAGGTCCCGCGCCTCGGCACGTCGTAGAGCAGGCGCAGGCCGCGCTCGCGGAGGGTGGCGCCGACCGCCTCGACGTCGTCGACGCGGAAGGCGAGCTGCTGCAGGCCCGGGCCCGAGCGGCCGATGAACTTCGCGATCGTGGACTCCGGCGTCAGCGGCGCCAGGAGCTGGATGCGGGTGTCCCCGGAGCCGACGGCGAGCATCGCCTCGCGGACGCCCTGCTCCTCGTTGGTCTCCTCGTGCACCGACCGCACGCCGAAGGCCTGGGCGTAGAAGGCGATCGCCTCGTCGAGGTCGGGCACGGCGATGCCCACGTGGTCGATCGTGGTGAACAGCTCGGCGGGCAGACCCGCGGGCGCGTCAGCGGTCACCGCGTCATCCTGACGCAAGACGTCTGAGACGACTCCTGCGGGTGGCCTTTCTCACAGGCCCGGGAGCCCGTCGCGGCGGCGTCCCACCGGTCGGGCCGTCGACCCGGTTGGAGAACCGATCTATCCTTCCGGCAAGCCCTGTCGCCGTGGCCCGTGCACCTCTCGCGGGTGCGGCCCGACCCGCGGTCGCCAGCGTCGGCGACACGCTCCTGGAGGCAGCATGTCCCGCTCGGTCATCGTCGGTGGCGCCCGGACCCCCATGGGCCGGCTCCTCGGCTCGCTCAAGGACTTCTCGGCCGCCGACCTCGGTGGCATCGCGATCAAGGCGGCGCTGGAGCGCGCGGGCATCACCGGCGACCAGGTCGAGTACGTGATCATGGGGCAGGTGCTGCAGGCCGGGGCCGGGCAGAACCCCGCGCGCCCCGCGGCCGTGGCCGCCGGCATCCCGATGTCCGTGCCGGCGATGACCGTGAACAAGGTCTGCCTCTCGGGCATGAGCGCCATCGCGATGGCCGACCAGCTCATCCGCGCCGGCGAGTTCGACGTCGTCGTGGCCGGCGGTCAGGAGTCGATGACCCAGGCGCCGCACCTGCTGCCCAGCTCCCGCACCGGCACCAAGTACGGGGACGCGAGGCTCGTCGACGCCATGGCGCACGACGGGCTGTCGGACACCTTCGACCAGGTCGCCATGGGCGAGCTGACCGAGCGGGCGAACAGCCGCTACGACCTGACCCGCGAGGAGCAGGACGCCTTCGCCGCCGAGAGCCACCAGAAGGCGGCGCGCGCGGGGAAGAACGGGATCTTCGAGGAGGCGATCACCCCGGTGCTGATCCCGCAGCGCAAGGGTGACCCGATCGAGTTCCGCGACGACGAGGGCGTCCGCCCCGACACCACGGTGGAGACCCTCTCGCGGCTCAAGCCCGCCTTCGCCGAGGACGGCACCATCACCGCGGGCACCGCCTCGCAGATCTCCGACGGCGCCTGCGCGGTCGTCGTGATGTCCGCGGAGAAGGCCGCCGAGCTCGGTCTGACCCCGATCGCCGAGATCGGCGCGCACGGCGTCGTCGCCGGACCGGACGCGACGCTGCAGAGCCAGCCGTCCCGGGCGGTCCAGAAGGCGTGCGAGCGCGAGGGCATCGACCCGGAGGACCTCGACCTCGTCGAGTTCAACGAGGCCTTCGCCGCGGTCGCGATCGTCTCCACCCGCGAGCTCGGCATCGACCCGGAGAAGGTCAACCCCAACGGCGGCGCCATCGCGCTGGGCCACCCGATCGGCATGAGCGGCGCCCGTGTCGTGCTGGACGTGGCGCTGGAGCTGCGCCGCCGCGGTGGCGGCGTCGGTGCCGCCGCGCTGTGCGGCGGTGGCGGCCAGGGGGACGCGCTGATCCTGCACGTGCCCGCCCCCGCGTGAGCGAGTCCCCTCAGGGGACGGCTGTACGGACGCCCGGCCCCGTCGCCCCTCGCGGGCGGCGGGGCCGGCGCGCTGTCGACGTCCCCGACCTGGTCGCCCGCGCCCGCGACGGCGAGGCCCGCGCGGTGGCGCGGCTGATCTCGCTGGTCGAGGACGCGAGCCCGGTGCTGCGCGAGGTGGCCGCCGCGCTGGCCCCGCACACCGGACACGCCCAGGTGCTCGGCCTGACCGGGTCGCCGGGCGTGGGCAAGTCCACGACGACGACGGCGCTCGTGCGCGCCCTGCGTGCCGCCGGCAAGCGCGTCGGCGTGCTCGCCGTCGACCCGTCGTCGCCGTTCTCCGGCGGGGCGCTGCTCGGCGACCGGGTGCGGATGCAGGACCACGCCGGCGACCCCGGGGTCTACATCCGCTCGATGGCCTCCCGCGGGCACCTCGGCGGGCTGGCGTGGGCGACCCCGCAGGCGCTGCGCGTCCTCGACGCCGCCGGCTGCGACGTCGTGCTCGTCGAGACCGTCGGTGTCGGGCAGTCGGAGCTGGAGATCGCCTCCCTCGCCGACACCACGCTGGTGCTCCTCGCGCCGGGCATGGGCGACGGCATCCAGGCGGCGAAGGCCGGGATCCTCGAGGTCGCCGACGTGCTCGTCGTCAACAAGGCCGACCGCGACGGCGCCGACTCCACGGTGCGGGACCTGCGGTACGCGCAGTCCCTGGGCGGGCGGCACGCCGGCGCCGGTGTGTGGAAGCCGCCGATCTGCCGGACGGTCGCCTCCCGCGACGAGGGGGTCGACCGCGTGCTCGAGCGGATCGAGGAGCACCACCGGTGGCTCACCGGGACCGGCGAGGGCGCCCGCCGCCGGGCCGAGCGGGCCGCCCGCGAGATCGAGGCCATCGCGCTGGCCGGACTGCGGGCACGCATGGGCGAGGTGCGGGGCTCAGCGGCGCTGGCCGCGCTGGCCGGCGAGGTGGTGGCGGGGCAGACCGACCCCTACCGCGCGGCGGACCGGCTCCTCGCCTCCCTGTGACCGCGCAGCCCTGACCTCCGCCGGGGAGACTGGCGACGTGGACGGGCTGGGGCAGTGAACGGCAAGCCGGACGCCGTCGTCGTCGGAGCGGGACCCAACGGCCTGGCCGGCGCCCTCCGGCTGGCCGCCGCGGGGCTGCGGGTGCAGGTGGTCGAGGCGGCGGACAAGCCGGGCGGCGGCATGCGCACCGAGGAGCTGATGCGGCCGGGGTACCGGCACGACGTCTGCTCGATCGTGCAGCCGATGGCCGCGGCGGCCCCGTTCTTCCGCGAGTTCGACCTGGCCAGCCGCGGCGTCCGCCTGGTGCAGCCGGAGGTCACCTTCGCGCACCCGCTCGACGGTGGGCGCGCCGCGGTGCAGTACCGGTCGCTGGAGGAGACGGCGGCCGCGCTGGGCCCCGACGGGGACGCCTACCGCCGCCTGTTCGAGCCGCTCGTCGAGCACGGGCAGGACGTCGTCGACTTCTTCCTCATGTCGGCGCTGCGCCGGCCGCCGACGCGCAGCGTGCCGCAGGTCGTGCAGTTCGGGCTCAACGGGCTGCCCAACGTCCGCTGGCTGGCGAACCGGTACTTCGAGACCGAGGGCGCCCGCGCGATGCTCGCCGGGGCCGCCGCGCACGGCATGCTCGACCTCAGCCAGCCGCTCACCTCCGCGCTCGGGATGCTGCTGACGATGCTCGGCCACCACGTCGGCTGGCCGCTGATCGAGGGCGGGTCGCAGAACCTCGCCGACGCCATGGTGACCGCCCTGGAGCAGCAGGGCGGCGAGGTGGTCACCGGGCACCACGTCACCGACCTGCGCGAGTTCGACGGCGTGCCGGCCGTGCTGCTCGACACCGCGCCCGAGGCGTTCGTGACGATGGCCGGCGACCGGCTGAACGAGGGCTACCGCCGGTGGGTGCGGCGGTACAAGCACGGTGCCGGCGTCTTCAAGATCGACTGGATCCTGTCCGAGCCGGTGCCGTGGACCAACCCCGAGGTCCGCCGCGCCGGGACCCTGCACGTCGCCGGGACGCTGGAGGAGACCCTCGCCGGGGAGCGGGCGCCCAACCGGAACGAGATCACCGACCGGCCGTACGTGCTCGCCGTCCAGCCGACCGTGCCCGACCCGACCCGCGCGCCCGACGGCGGCCACGTCTTCTGGGCCTACGTGCACGTGCCCCACGGCTCCGACGTCGACATGACCGCCGCCATCGAGGACCAGGTCGAGCGCTTCGCCCCGGGCTTCAAGGACACGGTCGTCGACCGGGCCACGAAGAACGCCGTGCAGATGGAGGCGTGGAACCCCGCCTACATCGGAGGGGACATCTCCAACGGCCAGGCGACCCTCCGGCAGATGCTCTTCCGCCCGGTGCCCCGCTGGAACACGTACAAGACCCCGGTGCCGGGCGTCTACATGGCCTCGTCGGCCACCCCGCCCGGGCCCGCGGTGCACGGCGCCTGCGGGGACAACGCCGCCCGCGTGGCGCTGCGCGAGGTCTTCGGCGTCCGCGAGGTGCCGCGCCTCCGCCCCGCGGCCTGACCCCGCCCGGTGTCGACCTGCGGTCGTCTCGGCGCGCCGGGGACGACACCAGGCCGGCACGGCGCGTCC from Geodermatophilus normandii includes these protein-coding regions:
- the mce gene encoding methylmalonyl-CoA epimerase, with protein sequence MTADAPAGLPAELFTTIDHVGIAVPDLDEAIAFYAQAFGVRSVHEETNEEQGVREAMLAVGSGDTRIQLLAPLTPESTIAKFIGRSGPGLQQLAFRVDDVEAVGATLRERGLRLLYDVPRRGTSGSRVNFVHPKDAGGVLVELVEPARSAH
- a CDS encoding acetyl-CoA C-acetyltransferase, which produces MSRSVIVGGARTPMGRLLGSLKDFSAADLGGIAIKAALERAGITGDQVEYVIMGQVLQAGAGQNPARPAAVAAGIPMSVPAMTVNKVCLSGMSAIAMADQLIRAGEFDVVVAGGQESMTQAPHLLPSSRTGTKYGDARLVDAMAHDGLSDTFDQVAMGELTERANSRYDLTREEQDAFAAESHQKAARAGKNGIFEEAITPVLIPQRKGDPIEFRDDEGVRPDTTVETLSRLKPAFAEDGTITAGTASQISDGACAVVVMSAEKAAELGLTPIAEIGAHGVVAGPDATLQSQPSRAVQKACEREGIDPEDLDLVEFNEAFAAVAIVSTRELGIDPEKVNPNGGAIALGHPIGMSGARVVLDVALELRRRGGGVGAAALCGGGGQGDALILHVPAPA
- the meaB gene encoding methylmalonyl Co-A mutase-associated GTPase MeaB, yielding MSESPQGTAVRTPGPVAPRGRRGRRAVDVPDLVARARDGEARAVARLISLVEDASPVLREVAAALAPHTGHAQVLGLTGSPGVGKSTTTTALVRALRAAGKRVGVLAVDPSSPFSGGALLGDRVRMQDHAGDPGVYIRSMASRGHLGGLAWATPQALRVLDAAGCDVVLVETVGVGQSELEIASLADTTLVLLAPGMGDGIQAAKAGILEVADVLVVNKADRDGADSTVRDLRYAQSLGGRHAGAGVWKPPICRTVASRDEGVDRVLERIEEHHRWLTGTGEGARRRAERAAREIEAIALAGLRARMGEVRGSAALAALAGEVVAGQTDPYRAADRLLASL
- a CDS encoding phytoene desaturase family protein, with protein sequence MNGKPDAVVVGAGPNGLAGALRLAAAGLRVQVVEAADKPGGGMRTEELMRPGYRHDVCSIVQPMAAAAPFFREFDLASRGVRLVQPEVTFAHPLDGGRAAVQYRSLEETAAALGPDGDAYRRLFEPLVEHGQDVVDFFLMSALRRPPTRSVPQVVQFGLNGLPNVRWLANRYFETEGARAMLAGAAAHGMLDLSQPLTSALGMLLTMLGHHVGWPLIEGGSQNLADAMVTALEQQGGEVVTGHHVTDLREFDGVPAVLLDTAPEAFVTMAGDRLNEGYRRWVRRYKHGAGVFKIDWILSEPVPWTNPEVRRAGTLHVAGTLEETLAGERAPNRNEITDRPYVLAVQPTVPDPTRAPDGGHVFWAYVHVPHGSDVDMTAAIEDQVERFAPGFKDTVVDRATKNAVQMEAWNPAYIGGDISNGQATLRQMLFRPVPRWNTYKTPVPGVYMASSATPPGPAVHGACGDNAARVALREVFGVREVPRLRPAA